Proteins from one Amycolatopsis endophytica genomic window:
- a CDS encoding DUF1990 domain-containing protein, which yields MPSPRRAFGLLARRFAGTALVTWRYLWSTTPLHRTERPGGDEDRPPPLPPDVLDDRVQLDGFGPLFHRVFRVRVAGADLDAARLVDLVVADFGHFVPDEVVDVRSGRSGRELVVGMPGPWNGPVRIAHRDRTTVRLVTLRGHLESGQVQFRAHEDGRLLVFEIELWARAANRLVHLLYSRLRFAKEVQLNMWVRFCLTAAATTGGRLIDGVHIETRRVAKERSGPRG from the coding sequence ATGCCATCACCTCGCCGGGCCTTCGGCCTGCTCGCCCGCCGGTTCGCGGGCACCGCGCTCGTGACGTGGCGCTACCTGTGGTCGACCACGCCGCTGCACCGCACCGAACGCCCTGGCGGCGACGAGGACCGGCCGCCACCGCTGCCCCCGGACGTGCTCGACGACCGGGTGCAGCTCGACGGCTTCGGACCGCTGTTCCACCGCGTCTTCCGGGTGCGGGTGGCCGGGGCGGACCTGGACGCGGCGCGGCTGGTCGACCTCGTCGTGGCCGACTTCGGGCACTTCGTCCCCGACGAGGTGGTGGACGTCCGCAGCGGCCGGTCCGGCCGCGAACTGGTGGTCGGGATGCCCGGGCCGTGGAACGGTCCCGTGCGGATCGCTCACCGGGACCGCACCACCGTGCGGCTGGTGACCCTGCGGGGGCACCTGGAGTCGGGGCAGGTGCAGTTCCGGGCCCACGAGGACGGCCGGCTGCTGGTGTTCGAGATCGAGCTGTGGGCCAGGGCCGCGAACCGCCTGGTGCACCTGCTGTACTCGCGCCTGCGGTTCGCGAAGGAGGTGCAGCTCAACATGTGGGTCCGCTTCTGCCTCACCGCGGCCGCGACGACGGGTGGCCGACTGATCGACGGTGTGCACATCGAGACCCGGCGGGTGGCGAAGGAACGCTCAGGCCCCCGAGGGTGA
- a CDS encoding DUF1990 family protein, translating to MTRAGAWVFGRLDAGRAWRDLAAAEVNYSVSEVRRPQWNIDTHRHRLPGERPGPPEPGGAWDQACRLVRDYEFSPPEIVRALYDPAAPLLGRDMLLEARWHGMHFYCGVRVTEVVDETRDNGDRVWGWAYETLEGHLERGKVTYQVIKHPGTGQVEFVADSYSQGAPSLDRVTFLGWRLFGRRTQLRFYRRCGRRLRAFTEAALRGETVPSGPPTRVGHLVSAPSDTVVSRLDTLAIHRVGPGRRAGR from the coding sequence GTGACCCGGGCCGGAGCGTGGGTCTTCGGCAGGCTCGACGCCGGGCGGGCGTGGCGCGACCTGGCCGCGGCCGAGGTCAACTACTCCGTGTCCGAAGTGCGCCGACCGCAGTGGAACATCGACACGCACCGCCACCGGCTGCCCGGCGAACGGCCCGGGCCACCGGAGCCGGGCGGCGCGTGGGACCAGGCGTGCCGTCTCGTGCGCGACTACGAGTTTTCCCCGCCGGAGATCGTCCGCGCGCTCTACGACCCCGCCGCGCCGCTGCTCGGACGGGACATGCTGCTCGAAGCCCGCTGGCACGGCATGCACTTCTACTGCGGAGTCCGGGTCACCGAGGTCGTCGACGAGACCCGCGACAACGGTGACCGGGTCTGGGGCTGGGCCTACGAAACCCTCGAAGGCCACCTGGAGCGGGGCAAGGTCACCTACCAGGTGATCAAACACCCCGGTACCGGCCAGGTCGAGTTCGTGGCCGACAGCTACTCGCAGGGCGCGCCGTCGCTGGACCGCGTCACCTTCCTCGGCTGGCGGCTCTTCGGCCGTCGCACGCAGCTGCGGTTCTACCGCCGTTGCGGCCGTCGGCTGCGGGCGTTCACCGAGGCCGCGCTGCGCGGGGAGACGGTGCCCTCCGGCCCGCCCACGCGGGTCGGGCATCTGGTGAGCGCCCCCTCCGACACGGTGGTCTCGCGCCTGGACACCCTGGCGATCCACCGCGTCGGCCCTGGCAGGCGCGCAGGGCGGTGA